The following are encoded in a window of Arctopsyche grandis isolate Sample6627 chromosome 2, ASM5162203v2, whole genome shotgun sequence genomic DNA:
- the LOC143922327 gene encoding kelch-like protein 25, producing the protein MYNKSYIEGIGCPAHVFHNTLSIAADVLTVDVESIVVKKFNGCTLHEINCCILDIDEIRLNQAMDLSNIMGMLTPLESLEQKAMDFIIDNFGILYKTPEFCRLPDSLVLKILRSDRLNVSSEEEVFHAVRLWITFDKKNRKEKLLDMLRSVRLKLLSMEFFLLEVVELCDPFEGCMINLNQAVYEMMIPNHLSKPKYRMGRAKLAVIGDSEFTDASSTIDIYDGVRNTWTQSKKLNIDRARFGSVVVNDWILIIGGCRPIRIFEAIIGVPLSEVIYIDLKDGQIHELKSLNGPRFNFQVATISDNSSTDVYVIGGFSDYKTALTTVERWLKNYQLKDLLTDLVQMYSPKNNKWIYCTPMIQKRANHSSVTINGKLYVGGGFCSIIGNRIRHLLSMESFDPVANVWTKFSDLPSARSGAALIFSQNKLFLIGF; encoded by the exons ATGTACAACAAGAG TTATATTGAAGGCATAGGATGTCCAGCACACGTTTTTCATAACACTCTATCAATAGCCGCTGATGTTTTGACTGTCGATGTTGAATCAATAGTCGTCAAGAAATTCAA TGGATGCACACTTCACGAAATTAACTGTTGCATATTGGACATCGACGAGATTCGCCTGAACCAAGCTATGGATCTATCGAATATTATGGGGATGTTGACACCTTTAGAAAGTTTAGAGCAAAAAGCGATggattttattattgataattttgGGATT TTGTACAAAACGCCAGAGTTCTGTCGTTTACCGGATTCTCtcgtattgaaaattttgagatCAGATCGATTAAATGTGTCTTCCGAAGAAGAAGTCTTCCATGCTGTGAGACTTTGGATCACTTTTGACAAAAAGAATcgtaaagaaaaattattagatATGCTAAGATCAGTGAGGCTAAAATTGTTGTCCATGgag tttttcctCCTTGAAGTTGTGGAATTATGCGATCCATTCGAAGGATGTATGATCAACCTCAATCAAGCTGTTTATGAAATGATGATACCCAATCATCTCAGCAAACCCAAATATCGCATGGGGAGAGCAAAACTGGCAGTCATTGGTGACTCTGAATTCACAGAC GCGTCCAGTACTATCGATATCTACGATGGAGTCAGAAATACGTGGACCCAATCAAAAAAACTAAATATCGACCGTGCGAGGTTCGGTTCAGTCGTTGTTAACGATTGGATATTAATCATCGGTGGATGCAGACCGATAAGAATATTTGAAGCGATAATCGGGGTACCTCTTAGCGAA gtaatatatatagatttaaagGATGGCCAGATTCACGAATTGAAATCATTAAATGGACCACGATTCAACTTTCAAGTGGCAACAATTTCAGACAATTCATCTACTGACGTGTACGTCATCGGGGGTTTTAGTGATTATAAAACTGCATTGACGACAGTGGAGAG GTGGCTTAAGAACTATCAACTTAAAGATTTATTGACCGACCTAGTACAAATGTACTCACCAAAAAACAATAAATGGATATATTGCACGCCCATGATCCAGAAAAGAGCAAAtcactcg AGCGTGACAATCAATGGGAAGTTATACGTCGGCGGTGGCTTTTGCAGCATCATCGGTAATCGAATACGTCATCTCCTAAGTATGGAATCATTCGATCCTGTAGCCAACGTGTGGACTAAGTTTTCTGATTTGCCGAGTGCGAGATCAGGAGCCGCACTTATTTTCTCTCAAAACAAACTGTTTCTCATAG GTTTTTAG
- the LOC143922326 gene encoding protein FAM200C-like, with translation MKPSRLNEHFLKKHPDKNNKDILYFQELKKTFESRNTLSNVFNAQIMAKCGAPHTYGEKLILPAIRVFINNMIGQNQQEILSSVPLSNDTVSKRIDEMANDITVSKRIDEMANDIEIQLCDELQSNEFSLQLDEIMDCNEEIIEEMLFSKLLNTDTKGSLKMTVKLK, from the exons ATGAAGCCATCGCGgttaaatgaacattttttaaagAAACATCCCGACaagaataataaagacataTTGTACTTTCAAGAACTTAAGAAAACATTTGAAAGCCGTAATACTCTCAGTAATGTTtttaatg CACAAATTATGGCAAAATGTGGTGCACCACATACATATGGAGAAAAATTAATACTACCAGCTATACGTgtattcattaataatatgatcGGACAAAACCAGCAAGAGATTCTTTCTTCAGTCCCATTGAGCAATGACACGGTTTCAAAAAGAATTGATGAGATGGCAAATGATATCACGGTTTCAAAAAGAATTGATGAGATGGCAAATGATATCGAAATTCAATTATGTGATGAACTGCAGTCTAACGAATTTTCATTACAATTGGATGAGATAATGGACTGC AATGAAGAAATTATCGAAGAaatgttattttcaaaattacttAATACTGACACGAAAGGTTCACTCAAAATGACTGTGAAGCTAAAATAG
- the LOC143922638 gene encoding kelch-like protein 24 translates to MSNGCTLHEINCCILDIDEIRLNQAMDLSNIMGMLTPLESLEQKAMDFIIDNFGILYKTPEFCRLPDSLVLKILRSDRLNVSSEEEVFHAVRLWITFDENNRKEKLIDMLSSVRLTLLSLEFFLLEVVELCEPFEECMINLNQAVYEMMIPNHLSKPKYRMGRAKLAVIGDSELTDASSTIDIYDGVRNTWTQSKKLNIDRARFGSVVVNDWILIIGGCRPIRICEAIIGVPLSEVIYIDLKDGQIHELKSLNGPRFNFQVATISDDSSTDVYVIGGFSDYKTALTTVERWNSEKQIWKKNIARMLTISIHPGVSVINDNIYLTGGLRTINLKIYCTDLVQMYSPKNNKWIYCTPMIQKRANHSSVTINGKLYVGGGFCSIIGNQIRHLISMESFDPVANVWTSFSELPSARSGAALIFSQNKLFLIGGTVAQKSLDDVCEYDPRCEEWIARKSLSIPRTGVQALILPYDVIDFQ, encoded by the exons ATGTCAAA TGGATGCACACTTCACGAAATTAACTGTTGCATATTGGACATCGACGAGATTCGCCTGAACCAAGCTATGGATCTATCGAATATTATGGGGATGTTGACACCTTTAGAAAGTTTAGAGCAAAAAGCGATggattttattattgataattttgGGATT TTGTACAAAACGCCAGAGTTCTGTCGTTTACCGGATTCTCtcgtattgaaaattttgagatCAGATCGATTAAATGTGTCTTCCGAAGAAGAAGTCTTCCATGCTGTGAGACTTTGGATCACTTTTGACGAAAATAATcgtaaagaaaaattaatagatatGCTAAGCTCAGTGAGACTAACATTGTTGTCCTTGgag tttttcctCCTTGAAGTTGTGGAATTATGCGAGCCATTCGAAGAATGTATGATCAACCTCAATCAAGCTGTTTATGAAATGATGATACCCAATCATCTCAGCAAACCCAAATATCGCATGGGGAGAGCAAAACTGGCAGTCATTGGTGACTCTGAACTCACAGAC GCGTCCAGTACTATCGATATCTACGATGGAGTCAGAAATACGTGGACCCAATCAAAAAAACTAAATATCGACCGTGCGAGGTTCGGTTCAGTCGTTGTTAACGATTGGATATTAATCATCGGTGGATGCAGACCGATAAGAATATGTGAAGCGATAATCGGGGTACCTCTTAGCGAA gtaatatatatagatttaaagGATGGCCAGATTCACGAATTGAAATCATTAAATGGACCACGATTCAACTTTCAAGTGGCAACAATTTCAGACGATTCATCTACTGACGTGTACGTCATCGGCGGTTTTAGTGATTATAAAACTGCATTGACGACAGTGGAGAG GTGGAACAGCGAGAAGCAGAtctggaaaaaaaatatcgctCGTATGCTCACGATAAGTATTCATCCCGGTGTATCCGTCATCAACGATAATATATATCTGACAGGTGGCTTAAGAACTATCAACTTAAAGATTTATTGCACCGACCTAGTACAAATGTACTCACCAAAAAACAATAAATGGATATATTGCACGCCCATGATCCAGAAAAGAGCAAAtcactcg AGCGTGACAATCAATGGGAAGTTATACGTCGGCGGTGGCTTTTGCAGCATCATCGGTAATCAAATACGTCATCTCATAAGTATGGAATCATTCGATCCTGTAGCCAACGTGTGGACTAGTTTTTCTGAGTTGCCGAGTGCGAGATCAGGAGCCGCACTTATTTTCTCTCAAAACAAACTGTTTCTCATAG GGGGAACAGTTGCACAAAAATCTTTAGACGATGTCTGTGAGTATGATCCGAGATGTGAAGAATGGATAGCCCGTAAAAGTCTCAGCATTCCAAGGACCGGAGTGCAAGCATTAATATTGCCATACGACGTTAtagattttcaataa